A window from Salvia miltiorrhiza cultivar Shanhuang (shh) chromosome 2, IMPLAD_Smil_shh, whole genome shotgun sequence encodes these proteins:
- the LOC131010227 gene encoding protein NRT1/ PTR FAMILY 5.10-like isoform X1 → MDIGVDSGGLSEAQTRLVDVDVDVDDVVAGFVDFKGRPAVRSKSGLWKSASFIIGVEVAEKFACNGISSNLITYLTGPLGQSTASAAANVNAWNGAAALLPLLGAFVADSFLGRYRTIIISVVVYILSLGFLSLSASLHYECKAEANTSECSPPLQELVFFYLSLYLAAFAEGGMRPCIQAFGADQFDGDDINESKSKSSFFNWWYFAMNAGALLALLILNYIQDNLSWELGFGIPCFVMILALLLYLLGSFTYRFRLHTDAKNPFIRIGRVFMNAVGNRHTTPSASEQTRMKIVDRATSEGCRCSGRDIDDARALLSLLPIWCTCLGFAVVISQSSTLFTKQGQTMNREIYHGLEIPAATLQSLACLAVVVLMPVYDWVLVPAARAVTRRPTGISMLQRIGAGLFLSLLSMVIAALVEMRRLATAAEYGLVDDAGATLPMSVWWLAPQYVLFGLADVFVMVGLQEFFYDQVPSDLKSMGLALYLSILGIGDFLSSFLIALIESITSRAGHDSWFAANMNRAHVDYFYWLLAGISALVMLAYAFFAKSYVYKGRDLEYSY, encoded by the exons atggataTCGGAGTTGACAGTGGTGGCCTTTCCGAAGCGCAAACTCGGCTAGTAGATGTAGATGTAGATGTAGATGATGTGGTGGCGGGCTTTGTCGATTTTAAAGGCCGCCCCGCCGTTCGATCCAAATCCGGATTATGGAAGTCCGCTTCTTTCATCATAG GCGTGGAAGTGGCGGAGAAATTTGCATGTAACGGAATAAGTTCAAATCTCATCACCTATCTGACGGGGCCGTTAGGACAATCGACGGCGTCTGCGGCCGCAAACGTCAATGCATGGAACGGCGCGGCGGCGCTTCTGCCGCTGTTGGGTGCTTTCGTGGCCGACTCATTTTTGGGCAGATACCGTACCATTATTATTTCCGTTGTGGTCTACATTTTG AGCTTGGGCTTCTTGTCTCTCTCGGCTTCCCTTCACTATGAGTGCAAAGCCGAAGCAAATACCTCGGAGTGCTCTCCTCCTTTGCAGGAACTCGTTTTCTTCTACCTCTCTCTCTACTTGGCTGCATTTGCCGAAGGCGGAATGAGGCCTTGCATACAAGCTTTCGGGGCCGATCAGTTCGACGGGGACGACATCAATGAGTCCAAATCCAAAAGCTCCTTCTTCAACTGGTGGTATTTCGCGATGAATGCAGGCGCTCTGCTAGCCCTCTTGATCTTGAACTATATTCAAGATAATCTCAGCTGGGAACTCGGCTTCGGGATCCCCTGCTTCGTCATGATCCTTGCCCTCCTTCTTTACTTGCTCGGCTCCTTCACCTACCGCTTTCGCCTACACACTGATGCGAAGAATCCCTTCATTAGGATCGGCCGCGTCTTCATGAACGCGGTGGGGAATCGTCACACCACCCCTTCTGCATCAGAGCAAACCAGAATGAA GATTGTCGACAGGGCCACATCCGAAGGGTGCAGGTGTAGTGGGCGGGACATTGACGACGCCAGGGCGCTCCTCAGCCTCCTCCCCATTTGGTGCACGTGTTTGGGCTTTGCGGTCGTGATCTCGCAAAGCTCCACATTGTTCACCAAACAGGGCCAAACAATGAACCGTGAGATCTATCACGGCCTCGAGATTCCCGCCGCCACGCTGCAGTCCCTGGCATGCCTGGCTGTCGTCGTCCTCATGCCGGTCTACGACTGGGTCCTGGTCCCGGCTGCCCGGGCCGTGACCAGGCGACCCACAGGAATATCCATGCTCCAGCGAATCGGAGCTGGATTGTTCCTGTCGTTGCTCTCTATGGTGATTGCCGCGCTCGTTGAGATGCGGCGCCTCGCCACTGCGGCCGAGTACGGGCTGGTGGACGACGCGGGCGCGACTCTCCCGATGAGCGTGTGGTGGCTGGCGCCCCAGTACGTGCTGTTCGGTTTGGCGGACGTGTTTGTGATGGTTGGGCTTCAGGAATTCTTCTATGATCAAGTCCCTAGTGACTTGAAAAGTATGGGGCTTGCCTTGTACCTTAGTATCTTGGGAATTGGGGATTTCTTAAGCAGTTTTTTAATAGCTTTAATCGAGTCCATCACCAGCCGAGCTGGGCACGATAGTTGGTTCGCCGCCAACATGAATCGAGCGCATGTTGATTATTTCTACTGGTTGCTAGCAGGGATTAGTGCACTTGTGATGTTAGCTTATGCTTTCTTTGCAAAATCTTATGTTTATAAGGGAAGAGATTTGGAGTATTCTTATTAG
- the LOC131010229 gene encoding protein NRT1/ PTR FAMILY 5.10-like isoform X1, whose protein sequence is MMTTEAATGDDSTPLLGDVVTGAVAFDGGPAHRSKSGSWKSASFIIGVEVAERFAYYGISSNLITYLTGPLGESTAAAAAAVNAWNGAAMLLPLLGAFVADSFLGRYRTIIIASLLYILGLGLLSLSAALHSSNSSPPLFEVAFFFFSIYLVAFAQGGHKPCVQALGADQFDEEDETELVAKSSFFNWWYFSMNAGICVAQLVLSYIQENLSWELGFGIPCIMMCFALVVYLLGSTTYRFRVRSSQKNPFVRISSALAAAAARAEPEDPEQSSGIEEAKELVRIAPIWASCLGYAVMFAQATTLFTKQGATMDRSLAFGLQIPSASLQCLTGLSIVAFIPVYDRILVPTARAMTKRSMGITTLERIGAGISLSIVFMVVAAIVERQRISVAIKHGLLDRPEATVPMSVWWLAPQYVLLGIADVFTMVGLQEFMYDQVPNDLKSLGSALYLSIFGVGSFISGFLISIIDSITSRADGIGWFSDNLNRAHLDYFYWLLVGITAATLLPYFYFANSYVYKI, encoded by the exons atgaTGACTACCGAAGCCGCCACTGGAGATGACTCAACGCCGCTGCTGGGTGACGTCGTGACCGGTGCCGTCGCCTTCGATGGAGGCCCCGCTCACCGATCGAAATCCGGCTCTTGGAAATCTGCTTCCTTCATCATTG GTGTCGAAGTAGCAGAGAGATTTGCGTATTATGGAATAAGTTCGAATCTGATCACTTACCTGACGGGCCCGTTGGGAGAatccacggccgccgccgcggcAGCTGTCAACGCCTGGAACGGGGCGGCgatgctgctgccgctgctgggGGCTTTCGTCGCCGATTCCTTTCTCGGCCGATATCGTACCATTATCATTGCCTCTCTGCTCTACATCTTG GGTCTTGGGCTCTTGTCTTTATCTGCTGCACTTCATTCATCCAACTCCTCTCCTCCTCTCTTTGAAGTtgcattcttcttcttctctataTATTTAGTAGCCTTTGCGCAGGGCGGCCATAAGCCATGCGTGCAAGCCTTAGGAGCCGATCAATTCGATGAGGAAGACGAAACAGAGCTCGTAGCAAAGAGCTCATTCTTCAATTGGTGGTATTTTTCAATGAATGCAGGCATTTGTGTAGCTCAATTGGTTTTGAGCTACATTCAAGAAAATCTAAGCTGGGAACTAGGTTTTGGAATCCCATGCATCATGATGTGCTTTGCACTAGTTGTTTACCTACTTGGATCCACGACTTATAGGTTCCGAGTAAGAAGCAGTCAGAAGAACCCGTTTGTCAGAATTAGTTCGGCccttgcagcagcagcagcaagggcCGAACCAGAAGATCCAGAACAATCCTCTGGAATCGAAGAAGCCAAGGAACTTGTTCGTATCGCCCCAATTTGGGCCTCATGTTTGGGATATGCAGTTATGTTTGCACAGGCAACCACTTTGTTCACGAAGCAGGGGGCCACGATGGACCGATCATTAGCCTTTGGCCTTCAAATACCGTCGGCTTCTTTGCAGTGCCTCACTGGACTATCCATCGTGGCCTTCATCCCCGTATACGACCGTATCTTGGTCCCAACAGCAAGAGCTATGACCAAGAGATCCATGGGCATTACAACGCTCGAAAGAATTGGCGCCGGGATATCTCTATCGATTGTTTTCATGGTGGTTGCCGCCATTGTGGAGAGGCAACGCATCTCCGTCGCTATTAAGCACGGGCTGCTGGACCGGCCTGAGGCGACGGTCCCGATGAGTGTGTGGTGGTTGGCACCGCAATATGTGCTTCTTGGGATTGCGGATGTATTCACAATGGTTGGTCTTCAAGAGTTCATGTATGATCAAGTTCCTAATGACCTTAAAAGCCTAGGCTCGGCTTTGTACCTTAGTATATTTGGTGTGGGCAGTTTCATCAGCGGATTTTTGATATCAATAATTGACTCCATCACGAGCCGAGCTGATGGCATCGGTTGGTTTTCCGACAACTTGAACCGAGCACATCTTGACTATTTCTATTGGTTGTTAGTGGGGATTACTGCAGCTACATTGCTGCCCTATTTTTACTTTGCAAACTCCTATGTTTACAAGATTTAG
- the LOC131010229 gene encoding protein NRT1/ PTR FAMILY 5.10-like isoform X2: MMTTEAATGDDSTPLLGDVVTGAVAFDGGPAHRSKSGSWKSASFIIGVEVAERFAYYGISSNLITYLTGPLGESTAAAAAAVNAWNGAAMLLPLLGAFVADSFLGRYRTIIIASLLYILGGHKPCVQALGADQFDEEDETELVAKSSFFNWWYFSMNAGICVAQLVLSYIQENLSWELGFGIPCIMMCFALVVYLLGSTTYRFRVRSSQKNPFVRISSALAAAAARAEPEDPEQSSGIEEAKELVRIAPIWASCLGYAVMFAQATTLFTKQGATMDRSLAFGLQIPSASLQCLTGLSIVAFIPVYDRILVPTARAMTKRSMGITTLERIGAGISLSIVFMVVAAIVERQRISVAIKHGLLDRPEATVPMSVWWLAPQYVLLGIADVFTMVGLQEFMYDQVPNDLKSLGSALYLSIFGVGSFISGFLISIIDSITSRADGIGWFSDNLNRAHLDYFYWLLVGITAATLLPYFYFANSYVYKI, encoded by the exons atgaTGACTACCGAAGCCGCCACTGGAGATGACTCAACGCCGCTGCTGGGTGACGTCGTGACCGGTGCCGTCGCCTTCGATGGAGGCCCCGCTCACCGATCGAAATCCGGCTCTTGGAAATCTGCTTCCTTCATCATTG GTGTCGAAGTAGCAGAGAGATTTGCGTATTATGGAATAAGTTCGAATCTGATCACTTACCTGACGGGCCCGTTGGGAGAatccacggccgccgccgcggcAGCTGTCAACGCCTGGAACGGGGCGGCgatgctgctgccgctgctgggGGCTTTCGTCGCCGATTCCTTTCTCGGCCGATATCGTACCATTATCATTGCCTCTCTGCTCTACATCTTG GGCGGCCATAAGCCATGCGTGCAAGCCTTAGGAGCCGATCAATTCGATGAGGAAGACGAAACAGAGCTCGTAGCAAAGAGCTCATTCTTCAATTGGTGGTATTTTTCAATGAATGCAGGCATTTGTGTAGCTCAATTGGTTTTGAGCTACATTCAAGAAAATCTAAGCTGGGAACTAGGTTTTGGAATCCCATGCATCATGATGTGCTTTGCACTAGTTGTTTACCTACTTGGATCCACGACTTATAGGTTCCGAGTAAGAAGCAGTCAGAAGAACCCGTTTGTCAGAATTAGTTCGGCccttgcagcagcagcagcaagggcCGAACCAGAAGATCCAGAACAATCCTCTGGAATCGAAGAAGCCAAGGAACTTGTTCGTATCGCCCCAATTTGGGCCTCATGTTTGGGATATGCAGTTATGTTTGCACAGGCAACCACTTTGTTCACGAAGCAGGGGGCCACGATGGACCGATCATTAGCCTTTGGCCTTCAAATACCGTCGGCTTCTTTGCAGTGCCTCACTGGACTATCCATCGTGGCCTTCATCCCCGTATACGACCGTATCTTGGTCCCAACAGCAAGAGCTATGACCAAGAGATCCATGGGCATTACAACGCTCGAAAGAATTGGCGCCGGGATATCTCTATCGATTGTTTTCATGGTGGTTGCCGCCATTGTGGAGAGGCAACGCATCTCCGTCGCTATTAAGCACGGGCTGCTGGACCGGCCTGAGGCGACGGTCCCGATGAGTGTGTGGTGGTTGGCACCGCAATATGTGCTTCTTGGGATTGCGGATGTATTCACAATGGTTGGTCTTCAAGAGTTCATGTATGATCAAGTTCCTAATGACCTTAAAAGCCTAGGCTCGGCTTTGTACCTTAGTATATTTGGTGTGGGCAGTTTCATCAGCGGATTTTTGATATCAATAATTGACTCCATCACGAGCCGAGCTGATGGCATCGGTTGGTTTTCCGACAACTTGAACCGAGCACATCTTGACTATTTCTATTGGTTGTTAGTGGGGATTACTGCAGCTACATTGCTGCCCTATTTTTACTTTGCAAACTCCTATGTTTACAAGATTTAG
- the LOC131010227 gene encoding protein NRT1/ PTR FAMILY 5.10-like isoform X3, with product MDIGVDSGGLSEAQTRLVDVDVDVDDVVAGFVDFKGRPAVRSKSGLWKSASFIIGVEVAEKFACNGISSNLITYLTGPLGQSTASAAANVNAWNGAAALLPLLGAFVADSFLGRYRTIIISVVVYILELVFFYLSLYLAAFAEGGMRPCIQAFGADQFDGDDINESKSKSSFFNWWYFAMNAGALLALLILNYIQDNLSWELGFGIPCFVMILALLLYLLGSFTYRFRLHTDAKNPFIRIGRVFMNAVGNRHTTPSASEQTRMKIVDRATSEGCRCSGRDIDDARALLSLLPIWCTCLGFAVVISQSSTLFTKQGQTMNREIYHGLEIPAATLQSLACLAVVVLMPVYDWVLVPAARAVTRRPTGISMLQRIGAGLFLSLLSMVIAALVEMRRLATAAEYGLVDDAGATLPMSVWWLAPQYVLFGLADVFVMVGLQEFFYDQVPSDLKSMGLALYLSILGIGDFLSSFLIALIESITSRAGHDSWFAANMNRAHVDYFYWLLAGISALVMLAYAFFAKSYVYKGRDLEYSY from the exons atggataTCGGAGTTGACAGTGGTGGCCTTTCCGAAGCGCAAACTCGGCTAGTAGATGTAGATGTAGATGTAGATGATGTGGTGGCGGGCTTTGTCGATTTTAAAGGCCGCCCCGCCGTTCGATCCAAATCCGGATTATGGAAGTCCGCTTCTTTCATCATAG GCGTGGAAGTGGCGGAGAAATTTGCATGTAACGGAATAAGTTCAAATCTCATCACCTATCTGACGGGGCCGTTAGGACAATCGACGGCGTCTGCGGCCGCAAACGTCAATGCATGGAACGGCGCGGCGGCGCTTCTGCCGCTGTTGGGTGCTTTCGTGGCCGACTCATTTTTGGGCAGATACCGTACCATTATTATTTCCGTTGTGGTCTACATTTTG GAACTCGTTTTCTTCTACCTCTCTCTCTACTTGGCTGCATTTGCCGAAGGCGGAATGAGGCCTTGCATACAAGCTTTCGGGGCCGATCAGTTCGACGGGGACGACATCAATGAGTCCAAATCCAAAAGCTCCTTCTTCAACTGGTGGTATTTCGCGATGAATGCAGGCGCTCTGCTAGCCCTCTTGATCTTGAACTATATTCAAGATAATCTCAGCTGGGAACTCGGCTTCGGGATCCCCTGCTTCGTCATGATCCTTGCCCTCCTTCTTTACTTGCTCGGCTCCTTCACCTACCGCTTTCGCCTACACACTGATGCGAAGAATCCCTTCATTAGGATCGGCCGCGTCTTCATGAACGCGGTGGGGAATCGTCACACCACCCCTTCTGCATCAGAGCAAACCAGAATGAA GATTGTCGACAGGGCCACATCCGAAGGGTGCAGGTGTAGTGGGCGGGACATTGACGACGCCAGGGCGCTCCTCAGCCTCCTCCCCATTTGGTGCACGTGTTTGGGCTTTGCGGTCGTGATCTCGCAAAGCTCCACATTGTTCACCAAACAGGGCCAAACAATGAACCGTGAGATCTATCACGGCCTCGAGATTCCCGCCGCCACGCTGCAGTCCCTGGCATGCCTGGCTGTCGTCGTCCTCATGCCGGTCTACGACTGGGTCCTGGTCCCGGCTGCCCGGGCCGTGACCAGGCGACCCACAGGAATATCCATGCTCCAGCGAATCGGAGCTGGATTGTTCCTGTCGTTGCTCTCTATGGTGATTGCCGCGCTCGTTGAGATGCGGCGCCTCGCCACTGCGGCCGAGTACGGGCTGGTGGACGACGCGGGCGCGACTCTCCCGATGAGCGTGTGGTGGCTGGCGCCCCAGTACGTGCTGTTCGGTTTGGCGGACGTGTTTGTGATGGTTGGGCTTCAGGAATTCTTCTATGATCAAGTCCCTAGTGACTTGAAAAGTATGGGGCTTGCCTTGTACCTTAGTATCTTGGGAATTGGGGATTTCTTAAGCAGTTTTTTAATAGCTTTAATCGAGTCCATCACCAGCCGAGCTGGGCACGATAGTTGGTTCGCCGCCAACATGAATCGAGCGCATGTTGATTATTTCTACTGGTTGCTAGCAGGGATTAGTGCACTTGTGATGTTAGCTTATGCTTTCTTTGCAAAATCTTATGTTTATAAGGGAAGAGATTTGGAGTATTCTTATTAG
- the LOC131010227 gene encoding protein NRT1/ PTR FAMILY 5.10-like isoform X2, with the protein MDIGVDSGGLSEAQTRLVDVDVDVDDVVAGFVDFKGRPAVRSKSGLWKSASFIIGVEVAEKFACNGISSNLITYLTGPLGQSTASAAANVNAWNGAAALLPLLGAFVADSFLGRYRTIIISVVVYILSLGFLSLSASLHYECKAEANTSECSPPLQELVFFYLSLYLAAFAEGGMRPCIQAFGADQFDGDDINESKSKSSFFNWWYFAMNAGALLALLILNYIQDNLSWELGFGIPCFVMILALLLYLLGSFTYRFRLHTDAKNPFIRIGRVFMNAVGNRHTTPSASEQTRMKATSEGCRCSGRDIDDARALLSLLPIWCTCLGFAVVISQSSTLFTKQGQTMNREIYHGLEIPAATLQSLACLAVVVLMPVYDWVLVPAARAVTRRPTGISMLQRIGAGLFLSLLSMVIAALVEMRRLATAAEYGLVDDAGATLPMSVWWLAPQYVLFGLADVFVMVGLQEFFYDQVPSDLKSMGLALYLSILGIGDFLSSFLIALIESITSRAGHDSWFAANMNRAHVDYFYWLLAGISALVMLAYAFFAKSYVYKGRDLEYSY; encoded by the exons atggataTCGGAGTTGACAGTGGTGGCCTTTCCGAAGCGCAAACTCGGCTAGTAGATGTAGATGTAGATGTAGATGATGTGGTGGCGGGCTTTGTCGATTTTAAAGGCCGCCCCGCCGTTCGATCCAAATCCGGATTATGGAAGTCCGCTTCTTTCATCATAG GCGTGGAAGTGGCGGAGAAATTTGCATGTAACGGAATAAGTTCAAATCTCATCACCTATCTGACGGGGCCGTTAGGACAATCGACGGCGTCTGCGGCCGCAAACGTCAATGCATGGAACGGCGCGGCGGCGCTTCTGCCGCTGTTGGGTGCTTTCGTGGCCGACTCATTTTTGGGCAGATACCGTACCATTATTATTTCCGTTGTGGTCTACATTTTG AGCTTGGGCTTCTTGTCTCTCTCGGCTTCCCTTCACTATGAGTGCAAAGCCGAAGCAAATACCTCGGAGTGCTCTCCTCCTTTGCAGGAACTCGTTTTCTTCTACCTCTCTCTCTACTTGGCTGCATTTGCCGAAGGCGGAATGAGGCCTTGCATACAAGCTTTCGGGGCCGATCAGTTCGACGGGGACGACATCAATGAGTCCAAATCCAAAAGCTCCTTCTTCAACTGGTGGTATTTCGCGATGAATGCAGGCGCTCTGCTAGCCCTCTTGATCTTGAACTATATTCAAGATAATCTCAGCTGGGAACTCGGCTTCGGGATCCCCTGCTTCGTCATGATCCTTGCCCTCCTTCTTTACTTGCTCGGCTCCTTCACCTACCGCTTTCGCCTACACACTGATGCGAAGAATCCCTTCATTAGGATCGGCCGCGTCTTCATGAACGCGGTGGGGAATCGTCACACCACCCCTTCTGCATCAGAGCAAACCAGAATGAA GGCCACATCCGAAGGGTGCAGGTGTAGTGGGCGGGACATTGACGACGCCAGGGCGCTCCTCAGCCTCCTCCCCATTTGGTGCACGTGTTTGGGCTTTGCGGTCGTGATCTCGCAAAGCTCCACATTGTTCACCAAACAGGGCCAAACAATGAACCGTGAGATCTATCACGGCCTCGAGATTCCCGCCGCCACGCTGCAGTCCCTGGCATGCCTGGCTGTCGTCGTCCTCATGCCGGTCTACGACTGGGTCCTGGTCCCGGCTGCCCGGGCCGTGACCAGGCGACCCACAGGAATATCCATGCTCCAGCGAATCGGAGCTGGATTGTTCCTGTCGTTGCTCTCTATGGTGATTGCCGCGCTCGTTGAGATGCGGCGCCTCGCCACTGCGGCCGAGTACGGGCTGGTGGACGACGCGGGCGCGACTCTCCCGATGAGCGTGTGGTGGCTGGCGCCCCAGTACGTGCTGTTCGGTTTGGCGGACGTGTTTGTGATGGTTGGGCTTCAGGAATTCTTCTATGATCAAGTCCCTAGTGACTTGAAAAGTATGGGGCTTGCCTTGTACCTTAGTATCTTGGGAATTGGGGATTTCTTAAGCAGTTTTTTAATAGCTTTAATCGAGTCCATCACCAGCCGAGCTGGGCACGATAGTTGGTTCGCCGCCAACATGAATCGAGCGCATGTTGATTATTTCTACTGGTTGCTAGCAGGGATTAGTGCACTTGTGATGTTAGCTTATGCTTTCTTTGCAAAATCTTATGTTTATAAGGGAAGAGATTTGGAGTATTCTTATTAG